In Erpetoichthys calabaricus chromosome 4, fErpCal1.3, whole genome shotgun sequence, one genomic interval encodes:
- the LOC114641253 gene encoding olfactory receptor 10A2-like, with protein sequence MTKTVKFNYELTASKHVWVEPYQHNCDRIYHYWIPGMKDQESRKTLFAVFLTVYLFILFGNFVLILIFTSDRALHTPMYILVCGLAVLDIAITTTTVPSMLLLFRLESRTTAFATCFTQITSFQGFFSTECFLLCLMAYDRYIAICHPLHYPNLMNNSRILKLIACCWVAGFLFATPPAVLMLRLPFCGPNQVTHCFCEFASVLLLACGDIQITGFTCMSIGLSVMFIPLLFILFSYMRIIYSVVQISSAEGRLKAFYTCGTHMLVISVFFLVAGGVFISDRIPDTSVDMRIMGLIIQNVFPALMNPVIYCLRMKEIRNSLLKTIKKSRIFPNSYV encoded by the exons ATGaccaaaactgttaagtttaactatg aGTTAACTGCTTCCAAGCATGTCTGGGTTGAACCATACCAGCACAACTGTGACCGAATTTATCATTACTGGATTCCTGGAATGAAAGATCAAGAAAGTAGGAAAACACTGTTTGCTGTCTTCCTCACAGTGTACCTCTTCATCCTGTTTGGAAACTTTGTCTTGATCCTCATCTTTACATCTGACCGAGCGCTACACACCCCCATGTACATACTAGTCTGTGGCCTGGCTGTTTTAGACATTGCCATCACAACCACCACTGTCCCCAGTATGCTGCTTTTGTTCCGACTGGAGTCCAGAACCACCGCCTTTGCTACTTGTTTCACTCAGATTACCTCCTTCCAGGGCTTTTTCTCGACAgaatgctttcttctttgcttaatgGCTTATGACCGCTATATAGCAATCTGCCACCCACTCCACTATCCCAATCTAATGAACAACAGTCGCATCTTAAAGCTGATCGCTTGCTGCTGGGTTGCAGGCTTCCTTTTTGCAACTCCACCTGCAGTCCTCATGCTCCGACTTCCATTCTGTGGGCCCAATCAGGTTACGCATTGCTTCTGCGAATTTGCTTCAGTACTGCTCTTGGCCTGTGGGGATATTCAAATAACTGGTTTCACTTGCATGTCCATTGGCTTGAGCGTGATGTTCATCCCTTTGTTATTTATTCTCTTCTCTTACATGCGGATCATATATTCAGTGGTGCAGATCTCATCCGCCGAGGGGCGTCTTAAGGCCTTTTACACATGTGGCACACATATGCTGGTCATATCTGTGTTCTTCCTGGTTGCTGGTGGGGTCTTTATCTCTGATCGAATCCCAGATACGTCTGTGGACATGAGAATCATGGGACTGATAATCCAGAATGTCTTTCCAGCTCTAATGAATCCTGTTATTTACTGCCTAAGGATGAAGGAGATTAGAAACAGTTTattgaaaacaataaagaaaagcaGAATTTTTCCAAACAGTTATGtataa